CGACAGTAAGTTCTTCTCGCATTGCTTCATGTGTACGTACAGCAGTCTTCTCCCTAACAAAAAATTAAAGTCCCGGATGGTATCTAGATCATCCGGGCCAATAGTTGTTCGAGCTGAAGCGCATATAAGATAAATGCAGAGCAAATCAAACAAAATACGTACCCAGTTTAGCAACCTTGACCAACAATTGCTCCCGAATGAACGATTCGGGCGGTAATCCATATGTCGCAGGGTCGTATTCCACGTTGTCCACATCCGCCGACTCATCGAGTCACTTCCTCCAAGCTCCAACGAATCCAATGGCGTCTTTGAGGTATGTGTGCTGTGTGAACGAGAGCCTTCGGAGCGAAGCTCTTGATCTCCCAAGTCGAGCGGGCTGCGTGCTCGCATGACCTGTTCCCAAATATGGGTTAGGTTGAGTTCAGGTATGGTCTCGAGCTCCGAATGATACGGTTCTGTATCATGGTCTATATCTTCGGGC
This genomic interval from Rhizoctonia solani chromosome 11, complete sequence contains the following:
- a CDS encoding 12-oxophytodienoate reductase 2; translated protein: MPRPVRKPLGKPRRRPSTEKLRYAAPANPHAGPFPPEPEDIDHDTEPYHSELETIPELNLTHIWEQVMRARSPLDLGDQELRSEGSRSHSTHTSKTPLDSLELGGSDSMSRRMWTTWNTTLRHMDYRPNRSFGSNCWSRLLNWLEQLLARMI